The genomic interval CTCTCAGTGGGCGTCGGGGTGCCGATACCTGTCCTCGACGAGGATATTGCACAAGGCTGCGCGATCACGGACGCCGATATATTGGCGCCGGTCTGGGACTACAGCTCCGATTATCCGGAACTCAAGGGCAAGCCCCTCGCTATGGTCTCCTATGCAGAGCTCAGGAGCGGAAAGATAGAGGTGAACGGAAAGACCGTGGAGACCGCCTCGCTCTCCAGCATGCCCAGGGCGAGGGAAATTGCGAAGATCCTCAAAGATTGGATATCAAAGGGAGACTTCCTGCTCGGAAGACCTGTGGAGACGCTGCCTGGACCTGAGTCCGGCATGAATTTCAAACCGCTGACAGAGAGACCGGTTAAGAGGAGATAGAGAAACTATGATAGTCCTCAAGTTCGGCGGCAGGACGATCGGCACAGCGGAGGGCGTGAGTCGCTGCCTGGATCTGATCGCGAAGCGCGCGGGCGAGTCCCCGCTCGTGGTGGTCTCGGCGCACGGAAATACGACCGACATGCTCGTCGACGCGGCGAGCCGTGCGCTCAAGGGCGAAATCAAGAGCGGCGCGATACGCCGCTATCACGAGGAGCTGGCGGACGATCTCTCGGTGCCGAGGACTGCGATCGATCCGCTGCTCACAAGGCTCGAAACCTTGCTGCACGGCATAAACCTCGTGAAGGAGTTGACCGTGCGCACCATGGACAACGTGATGTCCTTCGGCGAGAGGCTCTCATCCAGGATAATCGCAGGGGCGCTTAACGCGCGGGGGATGAAGGCGAGCGCGATCAACTCCTACGACGCAGGCATGCTGACCGACTCCGCGTTCGGCAATGCGAAGCCTCTGCCGGGCATGGAAAAGGCGATCGCAGCGGCGATCGGATCGGTGGAGGGGATCCCGGTCGTCACGGGATTCCTGGGGAAGAACGATCAGGGCGAGATCACGACCCTCGGCCGCTCGGGCAGCGACTACACTGCCACGATCTTCGCGGCTGCGGTAAAGGCGAAAGAGGTGGTCATCTACAAGGCCGTGGACGGCGTGATGACCGCTGACCCTGGAATCGAGCCGGGAGCGAGGAACATTCCTAAACTCTCGTTCGACGAGGCCTCGGAGCTCGCGTACTTCGGCGCAGAGGTCCTGCACCCTGCGACCCTCATCCCAGCGATCAGGCACGGGATCCCGGTCAGGGTCGCCAACGTCATGAGGCATGATGATCCGGGCACCGTGATAGTGGCTGAGCCCGTGCTCACGAAGAGCCTCGCGAAGTCGATCGCTTACAAGGAGGACGTGACCCTCATACACCTCGAGTCCGAGCGCTTTCACTCGGTGCCGGAGATCTTAAACTCCGCGCTCGCGGTGCTCAAGGATCATGGCGTGATCGCGCACATGATAATGACCAGCGAGGCTGGCATCTCGCTCATCACGCAATCCGGACTCTCCGAGCGCGCGCGCAACTCAGCCTGCGAAGGTCTCAAGGGGTTTGCTTCGGTGCGCTGCGAGGACAAGATGGCCGTGGTCTGCGTGGTGGGCGACGAGCTACGGGGTAACCCAAAGTCGATCGGCAGGATATTCACCGCGCTCGCGGACGCGGGCGTGTGCTCGCGCGCCATCACAAAGAGCGCATCCGAGATCAACGTGGCGTTTCTGGTGAAGGATTCAGAGATCGCAAACGCGGTAAAGTCCCTGCACTCAATCCTCTAGGCGCCGCAGCACTTCTTGTACTTCTTCCCGCTGCCGCAGGGGCAGGGATCGTTGCGGCCGATCTTCGGGGCTTCCCTGTGGACCGTGGTGTTCGGTTTTTTTGAATCGTAGTAATACCACTTGCCGTCGTCGAACTTCCTGAACTCCGCTATCTCGCGGTGCTCGACCTCCTGTCCGCCCTGCTCGTAGCGGCAGATGAACTTCACGAACCCGGCGTGGCCGTCGTCGTTGTGGTCCTCGATGTCGAGCCCCAGCCACTTTGACTCTTTCGACCAGCTCTCGATCTCCTTGCGGTCCTGCTTCTTGCGGATGTCCGGGTGGCAGCTCGCCACTATGAAATCCACGTCCCCCTTGGTGTAGGCCTTGTATCGCGCCTCGAGCAAGGCCTTCGGGCTCGATGGCCATCCGAACATGATCATGTCATCCTCCATGATGTTGCGTTGTGTGTATTCCGTAGCTTCATTGCAATAAAATCTCAAGCAGGATCTCGAGCGGTCCAGGCGGCGGTTTCTCGCCACTATCCTTAGAGTCGAGAATTATCGCTTGAGGGATGAATTTTCTTCTGATACCCCCAGATCCGGGAGGCGACATGTTCCAAAAACTCCTTTGGCTTGCGATGGCAGGGGGAGCAGGCACTCTCTGCAGATACGGCCTCTCCGGCGCCGTGCACAGGTTCTCCGACGGCGTTTTCCCATGGGGCACGCTGGTCGTCAACGTCGTCGGATGCTTCGTGGTCGGGATCCTCTGGGCCCTCTCCGAGGGGTCGCTCGCCCTGAGCAGCCAGGTGAGGGCGGTCATCTTCGTAGGGTTCTTCGGCGCATTCACCACCTTCTCGTCGTTCATGCTGGAATCCGCAGAGCTGGTGCGGGCGGCCGAGTTTGCGGCCGCGCTGAAGAACGTGGCGCTGCAGAACGTGGTCGGCATAGTCTGCGTCGCGGCGGGCATGATGCTCGTCCGCAGCTTGAGAGGGGGTTGAGAATGCACCTGCCTTCAGAGGCCCAGCTGCTCCGCATCTTCATCGGCGAAAGCGACCGCTCCGACGGCAAGCCGCTGTACGAGGCGATCGTGGAGCTTGCCCGCAAGGAGGGGCTGGCCGGGGCCACGGTGATGAGGGGGCTCATGGGATTCGGCGCCGACAGCCGCATGCACACTGCAAAGATCCTGAGACTCTCCGAAGACCTGCCTGTGATCGTCGAGATCGTGGATAAACCGGAGCGGATCGAAATGTTTCTCAAGATCATCGACCCGATGATTGAGGAAGGGCTTGTGACGCTGGAGAAGGCTACCGTGATCGCCTATCGGCACCACAAGGGTCAGGACCTCTAAAAAAAACGGCCCCACTCGGGGCCGTTTCTCTGGTGGAGGCGGGCGGAATTGCACCGCCGTCCGCGAAAGCTTTGTGAGCGCGTCTACATGCTTAGTCCCTGTATTGAGTTTCGCCCGAAGGGGCTCCCGGGGAAAGGATCCCTTTCAAACTATCCCTGCTGTGTCTTGCCACCCCGCGCCTGGGAGAACTTGGGGCAGCCAGCCTGCTAGCGGCGTCTTCCGGCTCAGCAGGCGTCAGCCGGTCGACGTGCTACCTATAGTTAGGCAGCAAGAGCCATAGGCTCGGCATTTCAGTGTTTTTGCCATCAGTTTTGCGGCTTGATGACGGGCCGGCATGCAGCGCTCACTCCACATTCCACGTCGAAATCTCTTCGCCCCCGCATTGAATTTTCAAAGAACTAGCGGTTTTTCCTCACCGCCCGCGAGAGCTCGCGTTTCGTCTCCCGCTCCTTGATCGCCACGCGCTTATCGTACTTTCGCTTCCCGCGCGCAAGCCCCAGCTCGACCTTCGCGCGTCCATTCCTGAAATACAGCATCAGGGGCACCATGGTGTAGCCCTTCTGCCTCAGCGTGTTCGAGAGTTTCATGATCTCGCGCGAGTGCAGGAGCAGCTTTCGCGTGCGTTTGGGCTCGTGGTTCGCGTATGAAGCCGGCGAGTACTGCGCGATGTGCGAATTTATGAGCCAGATCTCGCCCCCCTTTATCATAGCGTAGGAGTCGGAGAGAGAGGCCCCTCCGTCGCGCAGGCTCTTCACCTCGCTGCCCATGAGGACCAGGCCCGCCTCCATCTTCTCCTCGATGTGAAAGTCGTGGAAGGCCTTGCGGTTCTTGGCGACGACCTTTATGTCGGACGCTTCCTTCTTGCCCATCTCACTCACGGCAGATAGCGGTGCGCCTGCCGTACCTCTCGTCGAATGTGAGCTCGGCGAGCGAATGGCGCCTGCTGCCGGGCTTGGGGGTTTCTTTGGGCCTGCCCACGGTCAGGAGCGTGACCACATAGCAGTGCTCTGGGACCGCCAAGACTGGCCTGATCTCCTCCTGTTCGAACAGTGCCACCCAGCAGCTCCCGTATCCCAGGTCGGTCGCAGCCAGCACGATGTGTTCCGCCGCGATCGAGGCGTCGCGCACCGCCTTGATGAGCAGCGTTGTCTTGTGCGCGGCGTTGAGCGAGTCGTACTCGTTCCGCTCGACGTCCTTGAACTTGGCCAGGGGGTCGGCGATCACCGCGATCACCGCCGGCGCGTCGAGGATCCACTGCTGTTTTCCCGAGACTTCGTACAGCTTCTTCTTGATCGCGGCGTCGCGGACCACGATGAATCGCCATGGCTGCGCGTTGTTGCCGGAGGGCGCGAGCCTGCCTGCCTCCAGGATCTTCACTATGTCCTCGTCGGGCATCGGCCTGTTCGCATAGCTGCGGACGCTGACGCGCTTCTTCGCAAGTTCGATAAAACTCATCATCATGGCCTCCTGTCAGCGATGGGTGTAGCCGGGGCGGCATGCTTCAGTCAAGGGAACTGATCAAGGGATCCGGAGGGTGGAATAGGCTGTGCGCTTACGTGGACTTGAGGATTCCGCCGCCCACGGCCACGTGGCGCACGTGCTGCGGCTCTGTCGAGGCGATCAGTCTGTCGTAGAATCGCGCCTCGCTCTCGTCTTCGCTCCACTTCGGCGCATTGACGATTATGAAGTCGGCCTTTTTCCCCTCGTCGAGCGTGCCGATCAGATGGTCCAGCCCTAATGCCCTCGCGCCGCCGACCGTGGCCATCCGAAGGACCTCGGCGGGGGTGGGGCAGGGGGTTGCGCCCCCCGTGGTCGCGATCCTCATCTCCTCCCACATGTTGAAGCCCAGCTGCCCTATCCAGCTTTCGTTGCCCAGGCCTATGGGGATGCCGTGATCGGAGAGCTTCCCGTACGGGAACTGGCCGTGCTTCATGCGCCTGTTCATGGACGGACACCAGACCACGCGCACGAGGTGCCTGGCCAGCAGGGGGAAGTCCTTTGCGGAGAGCTGAAGGCCGCCCACGATCGTGGTCGGCGCGTCGAAGAAGCCGATGTCGGCCAGGTACGCCACTGGGGTCTTGCGCTGCGCCGGCGGCAGCTCCGACCATCCCAGCGCCGGCCATATCTCCGTTGCGATCGGCCCCTGCGAGTCGAAGAAGAACTCCATCTCGGCGAACGATTCGGCCGCGTGTATCATCACCGGGATCGAGGCGTCGCGCGCGTGCTGGCTGATTATCTTGAGCAGGTTGCGCGAGAGCAGATACGGCGCGTAGGGACCCAGGCCCACGCGTATCCTGTCGTGCGTGGCGTCGGTGTACTTGTCGAGCAGGGCGAGCGCGACCTCGAACTTCTGCTGCGCGGCCTCGCCTCGGCCGGCCAGCACCTCGGGGAAGACCACGGCGCGCAATCCGGTCTCGCGCAGGAGTTTGAACGTGCCCTCGAAGTTGGTCATGTCGCCCACGCAGGTGACGCCCGTCTCGATCAGCCGGTTGATGCCGCGCTGTATCCCGTCGATCACCTGTTCAGGTTTCGCGTCGTGCTTGAACTCGATCTGGTCGATCAGCATGGATACGAAGTCGGAGGGCTCCTCGATGATGGAGTCGTCGCTCGACGCGAAGGAGGGGTTGTAGAGAGAGACGAGGTCCAGGTGGCAGTGGGCCGATACGAGGCCGGGCATGAGCACTCCATCCGGGAACTCTTTTATCGGCGCATCGGGGTATTTCCCCTGGATCTCTTCTCTGGCGCCGAACGCATGTATCCTGCCGAGCTCCACCGCGATCGCCCCATATCTAATGATAGGGCCTCCGTTGGTCATCGGCAGGGCATAGGAAGCAGTAATGATTTCCATAGGTTATAACCCTTTGGGTTGTTGGTTTAGATGAATCTACCAGAACCTCAAGACAGGGGCAACGTCATTATAGGGCGATCAGAGGCTGCAAAGGACTTGTTCCATGATGCGGTTTTTATTTTCACCTTGCCAAGTGAACGCAGCAGGCGATATCGCAGGCAAGATGACGGTTAAGGATGTGGATAAAAAGGATAAGACCGAGTTGCAACGGACGGATCAACCGGGACCCGGGCAGCTCTTAATCTATCGCGACGGCGGGCTCCGTCTTCAGGTCCGCGTTGACGGCCGGACTGTCTGGCTGACCCAGCGTTTGATTGCTGATTTGTTTCAGAAGGACGTCCGCACTATCAACGAGCACTTGCGGAACATCTTTGACGAAGAGGAGTTGGACGAAGATTCAGTTATCCGGAAATTCCGGATAACTGCAAGCGATGGAAAACCCTATGATATTCAGCACTACAACCTCGACGCCATTCTTGCCGTAGGTTATCGAGTCCGCTCTGCGCGGGGCACGCTCTTTCGACAGTGGGCTACCGCGCGGCTGTCCGAGCTCTTAGTCAAGGGCTTTACCCTCGACGACGAGCGCATCAAGGCAGGCAAGACCCTTGGGGACGAATATTTTGACGAGTTGCTCGAACGCATTCGCGATATACGCGCTTCCGAGCGGCTCTTCTACCAGAAGATCACGGATATCTACGCCACCAGCATCGATTACGACTCCAGGGCCGAGATCACGCAGACCTTCTACGCCACGGTGCAGAACAAGCTGCATTGGGCAATCCATGGTCATACTGCTGCGGAACTGATCAGCGAGCGTGCCGCTGCCGGCAAACCGCACATGGGTTTGACTACGTGGAAAAACTCGCCGCACGGCCCCATCCGCAGGACTGACGTGACAGTTGCCAAGAACTACCTGGGCGAGGAAGAGCTGCGCGAGCTCAACCGCGTTGTGACCATGTACCTCGACTATGCCGAGGACCAGGCCCGCAGGCGACGCCCCATGCACATGGCCGACTGGGTCGCCAGGCTCGACGCGTTTCTCAAGTTTAACGAGCGCAACGTCCTCACTCACGCGGGCAGGATCTCGCATCACCTGGCCGAGGAGCACGCGCACGTGGAGTTCGAAAAATACGAGGCCGAGCGCAGACGACTGGAAGCTGCGCAGCCTACTGGTGATTTCGACCGGCTTGTGGAAGAGACGAAGGAACTGGAGAAGCTGCCGGCGCGAAAGCGAATCGTGAAACGAAAGAAGAGCGGCAAGAGATAATCGGCATGCTTGCCCCCCGCTTGTCATTCCCGCGAAAGCGGGAATCTCCTGATATCAATCCCCTCTCCCTGTATTCCCTTGATCTCTAATATAAATTCTGCAAGTTTCCTCGCAACATTCCGTGCAAGGTGTGGGGGAGTAATTACGGTCAATTCGCTCATTGTCATTCAGCAGACGGAACGAGTCGAAGGCCTCTGTTTCGCTACGGCTCGCTCACTCAGTCGCCGCTCGCTCGCCTGCGCATCAGGCGCCGCAGCATTGCAGGCTTGGAAAGCGGCGCCTTCTGACGCCGCTCAACAGAGGCCTTCGCCTCGTTCCGTCATGCGGTATCCTGTGCCGTATCCCCTCTCCCTAGATGGGAGAGGGTTAGGGAGAGGGTGACCAAGGTTGTTCTCAGCGACAGGAAGCGGTAGTGGCTGATGGTGAAGGGGGAGACGGGTAATGGAGGAAAGGAAATGAACGCCATGGAACCGACCATTGTTTGTCCAAAGTGTCAGGCCGAGATCAAACTTACGGAGTCGCTGGCTGCGCCTCTTATCGAATCGACCAAGCGCGAGTTTGAGCGGAAGCTTGCGGAGAAGGACACGGCGATTGCGGCGCGTGAGGGCAGTATCCGTGAGCGCGAGCAGTCCTTGGTTAAAGAAAAAGCTGCTCTTGAAGATCAGGTTGCAGCAAGACTCACCCAGGAACGGACAAAGATCGCCACCGAGGAGGCAAAGAAGGCCAAGACCGTTGTGGCTATGGAGCTTGAACAGAAGGCAAAAGAGAATACAGAGCTCCAGGACGCGCTGAATCAGCAAAATGCGAAATTGGCGGAGGCACAGGCGGCACAAGCCGAATATACTCGCAAGCAGCGCGAATTGGATGACGCCAAGCGCGAGCTGGATTTGACGGTCGAAAAACGAGTGCAGGCAGGGCTCGGGAGTATTCGCGAGCAATCGCGCAAAGAAGTCGAAGAACAGATGAACCTGAAGGTATCGGAAAAGGAACAGATCATTATTTCCATGCAACGAAAGATCGAGGAGCTGCAACGGAAGGCGGAACAAGGCTCACAACAGCTTCAGGGCGAAGTCCAGGAGCTGGAGATTGAGGCATTGCTCAAGGCAAAATTTCCTCTCGATACCATTGAGCCGGTGCCAAAGGGAGAACATGGCGGCGACACACTGCAGAGAGTCGTAAGTTCCCTGGGACAGGCGTGCGGAACAATTCTGTGGGAATCCAAGCGCACAAAGAATTGGAGCGACAGCTGGCTCCCGAAGTTGCGCGATGATCAACGAGTTGCAAAAGCTGAAATAGCTATCATTGTCAGTCAGACGCTTCCGAAAGGAGTGGAGGCATTTGATTTCGTGGAAGGCGTATGGGTCGCTCATCCCGGCGTTATTATGCCGGTGGCCCTGATGTTGCGTCACTCCCTTATTGAAGTCTCCACAGCTCGCCAGGCATCCGAGGGCCAACAGACCAAGATGGAGTTGCTCTATTCTTATCTAATAGGCCCACACTTCCGCCAGCGTGTTCAGGCCATTGTCGAGGCGTTTACGACAATGAAACAGGATCTGGACCGCGAGAAGAAGGTTATTACAAAACAATGGGCCAAACGCGAAGAGCAGACCGAGCGCGTCATGCAGGCCACTGTGAGTATGTACGGCGACCTGCAGGGGATCGCTGGCAAAAGCCTGCCCGAGATCGCGGTGTTGGAGATGGAGGCGTTAGAGGCGCCTGAAGAAGTGGATTCATCGTCAAGGGAAGAGTCATAAGGGCTAACTTGAGGAGTCTATGAAACTTACGCACTTAAGAATACAGAACTTTCGCTCGTGTCGCGATATTTCCTTGGAGCTCGGCGGAATTCACGCACTAGTTGGCGCGAACAACTCAGGAAAGTCATCAGTACTTCGTGCCTTGGATTTGCTCTTCAATCCTAGCACTAAGTTGTTGAACGAAGAGTCTTTTTGGAACAAGGACACCAGTCTGGAAATTCGTGTCGAAGCCATATTTTCGGACTTAACGGAAACAGAGAAGGTAGCTTTGGGTCCTTATCTAAAGGCGGACGGTACATTTCACATGGCTCGTTCAGCAAGAATGGGCGCGAAGAGCGAGGATTCAGAATTCGATTCCGAGCAAGACGAAGATAAGATTGGAATTGGACAGCACTACAAGAAGCCCATTCCCGAACCAGAATGGCTTCAAGAATCAAAAATAAACGGCAAGAACATCGCCGAATGGTGGAAGATAAAAGATCAACTTGTAGTTGATGGTACGAAGTTCATTGCAGAAGCAACCAAGAAGCCGGGCGTTGAAGAATGGAAAGAAAAAGTCAAAGAGTTTATTTCAGCTCATGCGGAAAAAATACCGATGGAAGACGCATGGATCGACAATCCAAAGGGCTATGCTAATGTATTAAAGGGTACACTGCCCTTCTTCGTGCTTGTTCCAGCGGTCAGGGATGTTACAGAAGAATCGAAGGGAACTAAAAGTAGTCCTTTTGGAAAGTTGCTTTATGCAATACTAGATTCTGTTACTCAGGATAAAAAGGAGAAAATTGACCGCATCCTTGGTGAAGTTGCCAAACAAATGAACCGCAGTGGCGGAGAAGAGCGTGTCCCGCTGATTGCCGAAACGGAAAAACAGCTCAATGTATTGCTGAATGACTTTTTTGCCGGTTGCGACCTTGAAATTGAGTTTGAAACACCGACGCTAGAAGTCCTTCTCAGTGCGCCGAAGCTTTATGTGGACGATGGCTTCAGGAATGCCGTTGAGAATAAGGGTCATGGCCTACAAAGGGCCATCATTTTTACTATTCTACGGCGTTATGCTGAGCACATGATATCGGCGGGAGACGGGAGAAAACGCAATATCATTCTTGCAGTTGAAGAACCAGAACTCTACATGCATCCGCAGGCACAAAGAACCGTCAGGCAGGTTTTTCGTAAGATATCGGAAGGTGGCGACCAGGTTCTTTTTTCAACTCATTCATCGCTTTTGGTAGATGTGGCCTATTTTGATGAAATTATACGATTGGAAAGTATCGTCGAGAGCGATGATGGGAAAAAAACAGCGATAAGCAAAGCATGGCAGCTACCGATGTCGAAGATGATTGAGGATCTTGAGATCAGGAAACCCAATTTAAAGGGCAAGATCACTGCTGAATCCATGCGCGATCATTATTCGCATGCCTATAATCCCCGGAGAAATGAAGGGTTCTTTGCTTCCAAAATCATTCTTGTTGAAGGAGTGACCGAAGAATACAGTCTTCCAATTTATGCAGATGTGCTTTCGAATTGTGCATTCGATCCTCAAGGCATAAGTGTCGTTGAATGCGGTGGTAAGGGTCCAATGGATCGGTTGTTTAGAATATTCAATGAACTTCATATTCCTTGCTACATTCTCTTCGACTATGATCGTAACAACAAGGAAAAGAACGTTATCGATAAATCTAAGGAGCTTCTAGCTCTGGCAGGTGAAGATCAAAATGCACCTCAAGCTCTTTTTGTCGCGGATACTATAGCTTGCTTTCCGAACAAATGGGAAGACGATTTGAAAAACGAAATCCCCGACGCGAATACGCTAACAGCGGAGGCTAGGAAGGAGCTTGGATTAATCGATGACACGGGGAAACCGTTGATTGCCCGATATATTGCCAGGAAACTCACGTCTCGAACTTCACCAGTAATTCCAGGTAGTCTCCAAAAGATTATTGAGAAAGCAGTTCGGGTGACATGGAAAACAACTTGTCTCAGATCAGCAGAACAAGTGCCTGGAGTTGTGTGATGGCTATTTAAGAAGTAATGCGAACGTAGCAGGGTCGTGAAAGGCAACAATGAAACTCACTGACAACGAAATTCGGGATATCAGGAAGTATCTGGAGGCGGGGAAGCCGCTACCGGAGCAGTATCGGTTCCTGCTCTTTGAGGACAAGCGAGAGGTGGAGTTGGTCTGGAACGGGAAGACCAATGAGGTCTGCAACGTAGTGCTGCCGTTTCAGACGATCGAGCACATCGATGAGTCGA from bacterium carries:
- a CDS encoding homocysteine biosynthesis protein; this encodes LSVGVGVPIPVLDEDIAQGCAITDADILAPVWDYSSDYPELKGKPLAMVSYAELRSGKIEVNGKTVETASLSSMPRAREIAKILKDWISKGDFLLGRPVETLPGPESGMNFKPLTERPVKRR
- a CDS encoding aspartate kinase yields the protein MIVLKFGGRTIGTAEGVSRCLDLIAKRAGESPLVVVSAHGNTTDMLVDAASRALKGEIKSGAIRRYHEELADDLSVPRTAIDPLLTRLETLLHGINLVKELTVRTMDNVMSFGERLSSRIIAGALNARGMKASAINSYDAGMLTDSAFGNAKPLPGMEKAIAAAIGSVEGIPVVTGFLGKNDQGEITTLGRSGSDYTATIFAAAVKAKEVVIYKAVDGVMTADPGIEPGARNIPKLSFDEASELAYFGAEVLHPATLIPAIRHGIPVRVANVMRHDDPGTVIVAEPVLTKSLAKSIAYKEDVTLIHLESERFHSVPEILNSALAVLKDHGVIAHMIMTSEAGISLITQSGLSERARNSACEGLKGFASVRCEDKMAVVCVVGDELRGNPKSIGRIFTALADAGVCSRAITKSASEINVAFLVKDSEIANAVKSLHSIL
- a CDS encoding YchJ family metal-binding protein, whose product is MEDDMIMFGWPSSPKALLEARYKAYTKGDVDFIVASCHPDIRKKQDRKEIESWSKESKWLGLDIEDHNDDGHAGFVKFICRYEQGGQEVEHREIAEFRKFDDGKWYYYDSKKPNTTVHREAPKIGRNDPCPCGSGKKYKKCCGA
- the crcB gene encoding fluoride efflux transporter CrcB, which gives rise to MFQKLLWLAMAGGAGTLCRYGLSGAVHRFSDGVFPWGTLVVNVVGCFVVGILWALSEGSLALSSQVRAVIFVGFFGAFTTFSSFMLESAELVRAAEFAAALKNVALQNVVGIVCVAAGMMLVRSLRGG
- a CDS encoding DUF190 domain-containing protein, with translation MHLPSEAQLLRIFIGESDRSDGKPLYEAIVELARKEGLAGATVMRGLMGFGADSRMHTAKILRLSEDLPVIVEIVDKPERIEMFLKIIDPMIEEGLVTLEKATVIAYRHHKGQDL
- the smpB gene encoding SsrA-binding protein SmpB; protein product: MGKKEASDIKVVAKNRKAFHDFHIEEKMEAGLVLMGSEVKSLRDGGASLSDSYAMIKGGEIWLINSHIAQYSPASYANHEPKRTRKLLLHSREIMKLSNTLRQKGYTMVPLMLYFRNGRAKVELGLARGKRKYDKRVAIKERETKRELSRAVRKNR
- a CDS encoding nitroreductase family protein, yielding MSFIELAKKRVSVRSYANRPMPDEDIVKILEAGRLAPSGNNAQPWRFIVVRDAAIKKKLYEVSGKQQWILDAPAVIAVIADPLAKFKDVERNEYDSLNAAHKTTLLIKAVRDASIAAEHIVLAATDLGYGSCWVALFEQEEIRPVLAVPEHCYVVTLLTVGRPKETPKPGSRRHSLAELTFDERYGRRTAICRE
- a CDS encoding amidohydrolase family protein; its protein translation is MEIITASYALPMTNGGPIIRYGAIAVELGRIHAFGAREEIQGKYPDAPIKEFPDGVLMPGLVSAHCHLDLVSLYNPSFASSDDSIIEEPSDFVSMLIDQIEFKHDAKPEQVIDGIQRGINRLIETGVTCVGDMTNFEGTFKLLRETGLRAVVFPEVLAGRGEAAQQKFEVALALLDKYTDATHDRIRVGLGPYAPYLLSRNLLKIISQHARDASIPVMIHAAESFAEMEFFFDSQGPIATEIWPALGWSELPPAQRKTPVAYLADIGFFDAPTTIVGGLQLSAKDFPLLARHLVRVVWCPSMNRRMKHGQFPYGKLSDHGIPIGLGNESWIGQLGFNMWEEMRIATTGGATPCPTPAEVLRMATVGGARALGLDHLIGTLDEGKKADFIIVNAPKWSEDESEARFYDRLIASTEPQHVRHVAVGGGILKST
- a CDS encoding virulence RhuM family protein, with translation MTVKDVDKKDKTELQRTDQPGPGQLLIYRDGGLRLQVRVDGRTVWLTQRLIADLFQKDVRTINEHLRNIFDEEELDEDSVIRKFRITASDGKPYDIQHYNLDAILAVGYRVRSARGTLFRQWATARLSELLVKGFTLDDERIKAGKTLGDEYFDELLERIRDIRASERLFYQKITDIYATSIDYDSRAEITQTFYATVQNKLHWAIHGHTAAELISERAAAGKPHMGLTTWKNSPHGPIRRTDVTVAKNYLGEEELRELNRVVTMYLDYAEDQARRRRPMHMADWVARLDAFLKFNERNVLTHAGRISHHLAEEHAHVEFEKYEAERRRLEAAQPTGDFDRLVEETKELEKLPARKRIVKRKKSGKR
- a CDS encoding DUF2130 domain-containing protein translates to MNAMEPTIVCPKCQAEIKLTESLAAPLIESTKREFERKLAEKDTAIAAREGSIREREQSLVKEKAALEDQVAARLTQERTKIATEEAKKAKTVVAMELEQKAKENTELQDALNQQNAKLAEAQAAQAEYTRKQRELDDAKRELDLTVEKRVQAGLGSIREQSRKEVEEQMNLKVSEKEQIIISMQRKIEELQRKAEQGSQQLQGEVQELEIEALLKAKFPLDTIEPVPKGEHGGDTLQRVVSSLGQACGTILWESKRTKNWSDSWLPKLRDDQRVAKAEIAIIVSQTLPKGVEAFDFVEGVWVAHPGVIMPVALMLRHSLIEVSTARQASEGQQTKMELLYSYLIGPHFRQRVQAIVEAFTTMKQDLDREKKVITKQWAKREEQTERVMQATVSMYGDLQGIAGKSLPEIAVLEMEALEAPEEVDSSSREES
- a CDS encoding ATP-dependent endonuclease, giving the protein MKLTHLRIQNFRSCRDISLELGGIHALVGANNSGKSSVLRALDLLFNPSTKLLNEESFWNKDTSLEIRVEAIFSDLTETEKVALGPYLKADGTFHMARSARMGAKSEDSEFDSEQDEDKIGIGQHYKKPIPEPEWLQESKINGKNIAEWWKIKDQLVVDGTKFIAEATKKPGVEEWKEKVKEFISAHAEKIPMEDAWIDNPKGYANVLKGTLPFFVLVPAVRDVTEESKGTKSSPFGKLLYAILDSVTQDKKEKIDRILGEVAKQMNRSGGEERVPLIAETEKQLNVLLNDFFAGCDLEIEFETPTLEVLLSAPKLYVDDGFRNAVENKGHGLQRAIIFTILRRYAEHMISAGDGRKRNIILAVEEPELYMHPQAQRTVRQVFRKISEGGDQVLFSTHSSLLVDVAYFDEIIRLESIVESDDGKKTAISKAWQLPMSKMIEDLEIRKPNLKGKITAESMRDHYSHAYNPRRNEGFFASKIILVEGVTEEYSLPIYADVLSNCAFDPQGISVVECGGKGPMDRLFRIFNELHIPCYILFDYDRNNKEKNVIDKSKELLALAGEDQNAPQALFVADTIACFPNKWEDDLKNEIPDANTLTAEARKELGLIDDTGKPLIARYIARKLTSRTSPVIPGSLQKIIEKAVRVTWKTTCLRSAEQVPGVV